The DNA segment CGGTGGTTCGGAGCGCGGGCGAAAAACGGTTTCCTTCCCTCCCGGTCGTCGTTGCTGAGTCGGTGGTAGTCCGGCGGACAGCGGTGAAGTGGCTTTGATTGGAAGACGAGGGCGAGGTGACGGTGACCGCCTCGAAAGCCCCCGCCCGCTCGCGGTCGCTCGACAGGATATTCGGTTCGCGCCTACCGGCGCTCACCAAATAGTGGCCTGTCGAGACGACTACAGTGAACGCGAGCGGGTGGCCCCTTTCAGTCCCACCCCGTCGGTTGGTCGGCCGAGCTTTCGCGGTGGATTGGCCATCCGGGCTTCCGCGGAGGGATACTCAATCGTCGCCCTCTGAACCCCGGTCGGCCCCCGCGCCCGGCCTGTCGGAGGGGACGTACACCGCGGGCCGCCGGAGGACGAACTCGTCGAGGAACGCCGCGACGACCACGGCCGCCTCGACGGCGAAGTACGCCGGGAGCGTGAGCGCGGCGGCGTACTCGCGGGCGGGATGTGGCCGGCCGTCGAGGTGGTCGCGGAGGAGGACGGACAAGGGTGCGAGGAACGCGCCAGCCAGTACGACGGCCGCGAGCGCCACGAACGGCGGTCCCTCGGGGAGGTACGTCGCCGGCGACCCGTCGCCGGCGACGTACCCGAGCGCGACGGTCGGCGATGCCAACAGCGCGACCGGGAGCGCCAACAGGCCGCCGAAGGTGGCGACGGCGTCGAGCGAGGCGACCGGCCGGCCGGTCGAGCGCCGGAGGAACGACCCGACGTAGCGCCGGGCGACCTGGAGGCCGCCTCTGGCCCACCGCTTGCGGCGGTTCCACCACCCCGCGAACGTCTCCGGGTTGGTTTCGGTCGAGACGATGGCCGGGTCGACCTTCACTGTCCAGCCCCGGGCGTGGATGCGGGCCGCGAACTCCACGTCCTCCAGTAGCACCGTCTCGTCGAACGGGCCGAGTTCCGCGAACGCCGACGCCCGGAAGAACGCCAACCCGCCGGTGAACAGCGTGAACCCCGACAGCACCTCGCGAGCGAAGA comes from the Halorussus vallis genome and includes:
- a CDS encoding glycosyltransferase — encoded protein: MEVRSADETSNTRSAVTYVAASTLASATLVSPAFVFPAYGRLVSTLVVLLFLGLAARVVFAAAVAFRPPPDPESSSSGNPTADELPEVSVVVAAYDEAETLPATLAACRALDYPAERLEVLLCYEAASTDATAEIAERAAADDPRFRAIRRDAPPGGKAAVANFGRRRAGGEVVGFVDAGQRPEPDAVRRAVDWFRADEDVWCVKGRCYAGNSAGSPLALHAAVERHLAERGEFFAREVLSGFTLFTGGLAFFRASAFAELGPFDETVLLEDVEFAARIHARGWTVKVDPAIVSTETNPETFAGWWNRRKRWARGGLQVARRYVGSFLRRSTGRPVASLDAVATFGGLLALPVALLASPTVALGYVAGDGSPATYLPEGPPFVALAAVVLAGAFLAPLSVLLRDHLDGRPHPAREYAAALTLPAYFAVEAAVVVAAFLDEFVLRRPAVYVPSDRPGAGADRGSEGDD